TCCATTAGGTTCTTTTACAGTACTAGAGTATAAAAATAATAGCGAATTTggtttatttttacaaatacatacCACGTACAGAAATGGAAAATTCTAGGGAAACTACGAGACAGAAGTAATCAACGATGATGGACCTCAGAAATTTTATTATGTGAAAGAATGATAGAATTATGACTAGATGTTATCAATACACATAAATCTATAAATGCACATGGATACAACATATCCTTCTTCTCCTAAGTTAGGCTTCTTGGCCTGTTCTTCACCGGAGCTTGTATGTGTATCTGTGATGTTGACTGTCTCTTGCCTGTTGGTTTTGAATCTCTTGCTTTTCGGACTATtttctctctgcctattctcgtCTTCTCTTGTCTTCCCCAACGAACTATGTCTTGTGTGCTAGAGATTCATTATTCGGTCATTCGAAATTTTACTCCTCAGTGTTGTCCCAATTATTGAACTCTGATGTTCTCaatattctctttttttttcgcTGTGCCGGCTCTTGTTTATATCGCATAAGTCATTATCAGTCTTACACACGATTTACATATACATACTTTACCTGCCCGCCTCATATCTTTTATTCTCCAGTTTATATCCCTCAGACATATCTCTAACAGGTTGAGTGCCAACCAGAAACTGAGTAGATGAGtggattttcaatttttttatttttaaaatttctagaaTGCTTATTAATTTTTAGGAGAAAGGAGCTTCTAAAATTTTTTCAATCCGACCATTTTTTTCAATTATATCGCCATTTTTCATAAGCAGACACAGGAGTCTGCTGCGGCACTGGTGGCaacattttccttttattaatttTGCAGACACAAATAGTAGACACTGATATTTACGGCGCCGCTGTCGTTCAAACCTAACCTCAAAGATGTACACGTGATTAAGTAGTCTGTTGAGTTATTCTTTTGTTTTATAGCTGTATTAAATAACTATATTGgtgatttttcttaaaaattataaTCATGGATAATATTAGAGATCGCACAAAGAGAATTATGACTGCAGTTTATGCAAAACAATCTGCAGAAAGTTACGGTAAGTTTTTTAACAATAAGTTTAAGTTAGATCAGGctgtaagtaaataaatattttcagaaGACAGCTGCGACTCGTCAGATGAGGAATTCAGTTCCACACGTTCCATAAACGACCCAGCTTATGTTCCAAGATCGTCATATTCTGATAATTTGGCTGCTCAGGTGCCGCCAAAGTCTGAGATGGAAAAAACGCAGGCAGAAAGTGAATATCAGATTCCGATTCGAGTGATATCCGATTGACAAATTACAACACAGCAGTTTCCCAAGTCAACCGACTCTACAGAAATCAGTGATGGTTGGTCTGAATATACCAAACGGcacaaaaatttttcttttatagaTGAATGTCGTCCTAAAGACGCGGTTTTGGCTCAACTTTCAAGTGGTACTCCATTTGACTTTTATTCCGCTTGTGTGGATAATAACATATTTGAGCATATTGTCCAGAAAACAAATTTATATGCTACACAATTCCTAACAACAGCAAATGATATTCCAGGATCCTTGAGACTACATAAATGTATTCATTTACAAGTACAAAAAAAACCCACAAGTATGAGATACATTTTTTAACTATGCTGTATTTCTGGTTATACTTGGAACTTGGAAGTATATGGTGGTAAAACTAATAACAATAGAACTACGGCTTTGCCTACATATGTTGTTCTAAGATTGTCTGAGAAGCTCTTGGGTAAAGGTAGAACTATTGTCACAGACAATTTTTACACAAGTCTTGAACTCGCAAATAATCTGCATCAAATGAGTCAAAATACTCATTTGATCGGAATACTTCGTAAAAATAGACGTGGAAATCCCAAGGGCTGTCATAAAAAAAAGTTGAAACCAGGTGAAATAATTTCGAGGGAAAACGATGATGGTATCACAATTACTAAATGGAAAGATAAGAGAGATGTGCTCTTTCTCTCGAAGAGACTCGCAAATGAGACAGAAGAAATAGTCAGGAGAACTGAAACTGTGATAAAACCTAAGTCAATTACAGATTACAATACTGGAAAATCTTCCATAGATTTATTTGATCAATTGGTTAGTTATGGTTCGGCATTACAACGCAGCCTGAAGTGGTATAGAAAAGTAGTCATAGAGTTGTTGTTAGGTACATGTATTGTCAATGCTCGCTTTTTGTACAAAGAAattacaatgaaaaatataactGTTCATAAATTCAGAGAACATATTGTAACAGAACTCTAGAACATTGCTGATGAGACTTTACCACCAAATATGCCTCAAAATCCTGAACTACCAAAACAAAAGTCGATATCCAATcataaatttgtgaaaaaagaaGGGAGTTCAAGAGTGGGCCGTAAATATCGAGGttgctacaaaaaaaaagaaattgggTGAGATTCCACGAAGTAAAATATCAAAAGTTACTACATTTTGTAATGATTGTATTAGAAAACCTCCAATGTGTCCTTCTTGTTTTAATAAAACACATTATAATAAATTGTTATGTATACTATTTTTTATGAAAGTAAATATTTGACTTCAAAACTAGTATTTTTGTAACCTTCAAAAAAAGCAGTCCCGTAAGAAAATTGAAAGAGTTTATAGTTGTCGCATATAAACCATTACCTTAGCAGACACCGTTGTATGTTAAATACACAGGATTTGCAGACACTGTGAAAGTATAGTCAAAAATATGTATGAAGTCATAGCAGACCCAGGTGTCTGCTCTGGCAATACTAGGCAGATACATCTGAGCAGACACCCGTGTCTGCCGTGGCACTCAACCTGTTAAGATCTATATAGCTAGATAGTTCGACTCATCTTCGAATCTCGAGACTTGTTATATTATTTCGTTAATTACTATTTTGCATCTTCTGCATTCCCTTGCCACTACCAGGGATTTGGTCTTAGCTGTTGATGTCTTCATGTCGTAGTTCTTCGTCACTGTGTTGAATGTCTGTGCCATGCGCTCTGTTTTCATTATCGTACCTTAAaattgcatcgtctgcatagcagaggatttttatttgtttttctctcATCTTGTATCCTTGTTATGTACTTTTAATCTCTTCTATGATTTTGTCCACTACTAAATTAAAAAGTAATGGACTAAAATTATCACCCTGATGGATTCCCGAGTTGATTTCTACTTCCAATGTTGGTTTATTTAGGTTTTGCTATTTGTATTATAAAGTCTATTTGTTTGCAACTGGCAGCTCATTACAAATATAAATCTTCAAACAGAGGTTAAGAGTTTTCTGGCAAAACTAGCAGTCTAGAATCCGGAAGCTGTAGAATTAAAAAGCATTCCACATCtacatataaaatttaaaatcaagAACTTAATACTCAACGCTTGCCAGATTAAGTGGAATCAGTCAACATCCAAACAACGACAAGCGAAACAGTCGATACTACCTTGGAAATCAATCCAAAAGAAGCTATTACATCAAACCATTTTATCTCGTCTGAGAATAGGCCACACTGCCATCATCCATAAACATTTTCGTCTAGTAACTCGGGCGGAAAATAGGAAATTACATCCCAATTCTTTCGGACTGCATGAATTTAGctgaaattttggatttaagctTCTCTTACTCTCCTTTGCAAAACTAATA
The genomic region above belongs to Diabrotica undecimpunctata isolate CICGRU chromosome 8, icDiaUnde3, whole genome shotgun sequence and contains:
- the LOC140448865 gene encoding uncharacterized protein; this encodes MSQNTHLIGILRKNRRGNPKGCHKKKLKPGEIISRENDDGITITKWKDKRDVLFLSKRLANETEEIVRRTETVIKPKSITDYNTGKSSIDLFDQLVSYGSALQRSLKWYRKVVIELLLGTCIVNARFLYKEITMKNITVHKFREHIVTEL